The Rathayibacter caricis DSM 15933 genomic sequence TCGAAGGCCCGCCTCGCCCGCTACGAGGAGATGGCCGCCGAGGCCGAGAAGACGCGCGTGCTCGACTTCGAGGAGATCGTGATCCCCGTGGGCCCGCGCCTCGGAGCCCAGGTCATCGATGCGAAGAAGCTGCACAAGTCGTTCGGCGAGCGCGTGCTCATCGAGGACCTCAGCTTCACGCTCCCGCGCAACGGCATCGTCGGCGTCATCGGCCCGAACGGCGTCGGCAAGACCACGCTGTTCAAGACGATCGTCGGCTTCGAGCCGCTCGACGGCGGCGACCTCAAGATCGGCGAGACCGTCGACATCTCCTACGTCGACCAGAGCCGCGGCGGTATCGACCCGAACAAGAACCTCTGGGAGGTCGTCTCGGACGGGCACGACTACATCCAGGTCGGGAAGACCGAGATCCCGTCGCGCGCCTACGTCTCGCAGTTCGGCTTCAAGGGCCCGGACCAGCAGAAGAAGGCGGGTGTGCTCTCCGGTGGAGAGCGCAACCGCCTCAACCTCGCGCTGACGCTCAAGCAGGGCGGCAACCTGCTGCTGCTCGACGAGCCCACCAACGACCTGGACGTCGAGACCCTCGGGAGCCTCGAGAACGCGCTGCTCGAGTTCCCCGGCTGCGCCGTCGTGATCACCCACGACCGGTGGTTCCTCGACCGGATCGCGACGCACATCCTGTCGTACGAGGGCACCGAGGAGGACCCGGCGAACTGGTACTGGTTCGAGGGCAACTTCGAGGCGTACGAGGAGAACAAGATCGAGCGCCTCGGTCCCGACGCGGCGAAGCCGCACCGCTCCGCCTACCGCAAGCTGACGCGCGACTGATGCGCCTGCACGTCGCCATCCCGCTGCGCTGGTCGGACTTCGACGCCTACGCGCACGTCAACAACGCCGAGATGCTGCGTCTGCTCGAGGAGGCGCGGATCCAGGCGTTCTGGCGGCCGGACTCCCCGAGCGCGGCGGGCATGGCGACGGCGGTTCTGGACGCCCGACCGGGCGCCCGCACGATCAGCCTGATCGCGCGGCAGGAGATCGAGTACCTCGCTCCCATCCCGTACATGCGGGCGCCGATCGACATCGAGATGTGGATCGGGCGGATCGGCGGCGCCAGCCTCGAGATCTGCTACGAGCTGTACTCGCCCGCCGGCGTCGAGCCGCGCATCCTGTACACGAAGGCGGCGACCACGCTCGTCATGGTGACCGCCGCCACGGGCCGTCCCGAGCGGATCCCCGACGAGCTCCGCGAGGTGTGGGCTCCGTACGTCGACGAACCGGTGCGCTTCGCGAAGCGAGGCTGACGGTGCGCGTCTCGCTCAGTGCAGCGGGACGCGCACCATGCCCTCCTGCGCGACGCTGGCGACCAGCAGTCCGTTGCGCGCGTAGATGCGACCGAGCGAGAGTCCGCGGCCGCCCGAGGCGCTCGGCGCCTCCTGGACGTACAGCAGCCACTCGTCGACGCGCGCCGGGCGGTGCCACCACATCGCGTGGTCGAGGCTGGCGATCCGGAGCCCGGGCGTCGTCCACGCGGCACCGTGCCGGCGCAGCGTCGACTCCAGGATCGTGTAGTCGCTCGCGTACGCGAGAGCTGCGCGGTGCAGCATCGGATCGTCGGGCAGGGTGCCGAGGGAGCGCATCCAGACGCTCTGATGCGCCCGGCGGTCGGGATCGGCACGGAGGTAGACCGGCTGCTCCACGTGCCGCACGTCGAACGGCCGCTGCGTCGCCCAGAAGCTGCCGACCGGGTGGTCGACACCGGCGAGGATCTCGGCGGTGCTGGGCAGCGACTCCGGATCGGGCACGCCCTCCGGCATCGGAGTCTGGTGGTCCAGGCCCTCGTCCTCCGTCTGGAACGACGCGATCATCGACAGGATCGGCGCGCCGTTCTGGTACGCCTGGGTGCGCCGGGTGCAGAACGACCGGCCGTCGTGGATCCGGTCGACCGAGAACGTGATCGGCAGCTCCACATCGCCCGGGCGGAGGAAGTAGCCGTGCATCGAGTGCACGCTGCGGCCCTCGACCGTGCGGCCCGCCGCGATCAGCGACTGCGCGAGCACCTGGCCGCCGAACACGCGACCTTCCGGCATCCACTGCGACGGCCCCGTGAAGATGTCCTCGCTGGTCCGCGCCCCCGTGTCGGTCAGATCGAGCGCGGTGAGGAACGAGGACAGGGGATCGGACACGGTACCTCCGGGATGTCGGCCGATCGGTCGAGCGGCTCGGGGTAAGTTTATCGATGCGATGAATGCGTCCTTCTCCCTCGCGGATCCGCCCAGCCTCTCGGATCTGCGGGTCTTCCTCGGCCGGTCCGCCCGCGTCGACGACGGCGCGGTCCGACTGGTCGCCGACGACCACGTCCTGGCCACCTACACCGCGATCCTTCAGCCGCGCGGGATCCTCGACCGCTCCGCGACCGTGCTCGGCCTCCGTGTCTTCGCGCTCGATCAGCCGGCCGCGTTCGACCGGGTGATCCCGATCCGCGCGCTCAACGACCGCCTGGCCCGCCTGCAGTGGGAGCCGGGAGGAGCCGACGGCAAGCCGGTCGTTCTCCCCGACGGCGACGACGCCACGGCCGGCGCCTGGGCGGGCATCGCGCCTCCGCGCGGCGGCTGGGCCCGACGCGAGCCGGTGGACCCCGCCTTCCTCGAGAAGGTCGCCCGCGACGGGATCGACGAGATCGCGGCGGCCGTCGGCTCGGCGACCGGGGAGCAGATCGTCGGACGGGTGCGCTCCTCCGTCTGGGGCCGGCCCCTCGACGGTCTCGAGGACGTGCCCGCCGGAGCCGCCTTCGCCCTCTTCGCGCTAGGCTTCCTCGGAGCGGACGACCCGGTCGCCCTCCTCGAGAGCGGTCCGTGGCGCCGCCTCACGTCGAGACGGGGACACGTCCTCGTCCGCACCCCCGCCTGACTACTCCTCGAAAGTGTTGACCATGGCGTGCGCGGCGCGCTCGAGGTAGTCCCAGAGCAGCGCGTCGTCCGCGGGTGCCAGCTCGAGCTCGTCGACGGCGACGCGCATGTGCTGCAGCCAGTGATCGCGGGCCGCGGGATTCACGCGGAACGGCTGGTGGCGCATCCGCAGCCGCGGGTGCCCGCGCTCCTGGCTGTAGGTGCCCGGGCCGCCCCAGTACTGCTCGAGGAAGCCCGTCAGCCGCTGGATCGCACCCTCGAGATCGTCCTCGGGGTACATCGGCCAGAGCACTTCGTCCTCGCGCACGCCCTCGTAGAAGCGCCGCACGAGCCGTTCGAACGTCGGGCGGCCGCCGATGTGCTCCCAGAAGCTCCGGAGCGGCGGGGTGCCGCCGATCTGCAGTCCGCTCACGAGCGGGGTCCTTCCGTCGGGGGAGTCGGGTCGCCGTCGCGGGGACGGGAGCGGAGCCCGGGGGAGCCGCACGGGCTTCCCGTGCTCGGTGGTGACTGTCGGGGACGGCGTGGTGCGCGGCGGCTTCGCTCCTCCGACGCTGGTCGCCCCCTCGAACCCGCTCAGCACGACCGCGTTGAGCGAGGGCAGCTTGACGTCGAGCGCATCGAGGGCCCGCTTCAGACGCAGACGGAGCTCGCGGGCGACGTCGTCCTTGGCGGTCGTGCGGGTCTTGATCACCAGGCGCACGACGAGCGCGTCGTCGGCGATCGACTCCAGGCCCCACAGCTCGGGCTTGTCGATGATGCGGGCCCGCCAGCGGCTGCTGCCGGCCAGCTCGGTCGCGGTGGCGAGGACTGTGCTCTGCACCTGCTCGAGGTCGGTCTCGTAGGGCACCGCGAGGTCGATGATGACCCGCGACCAGCCCTGCGACATGTTGCCGACCCGCGTGATCTCTCCGTTGCGGACGAACCACAGCGTGCCGTTGACGTCGCGGATCTGGGTGATGCGGACGCCGACCGCTTCGACGACCCCCGTCGCCTGCCCGGTGTCGACGACGTCGCCGACGCCCAGCTGGTCCTCCGCGACCATGAACAGGCCGTTCAGCACGTCCTTGACGATGTTCTGGGCGCCGAAACCGAGGCCGGCGCCGAGTGCCGCGGTCAGCAGGGCGAAGGAGCCGATCAAGGTGCTGTCGATCGTGTTGACGATCATCACGAGCGCGATGACCACGATCAGGATCGAGCTGATGTTGTTCAGGATCGACCCGAGGGTGCGGGTGCGCTGGACCACGCGGACGGCGGCGAGCGGTGAGGCTGCGATCGACTGGGTGTCCTCGACGCGCTGGCGCCGCTTGACGCCCGAGACGATCTGGTCGACCA encodes the following:
- a CDS encoding globin: MQIGGTPPLRSFWEHIGGRPTFERLVRRFYEGVREDEVLWPMYPEDDLEGAIQRLTGFLEQYWGGPGTYSQERGHPRLRMRHQPFRVNPAARDHWLQHMRVAVDELELAPADDALLWDYLERAAHAMVNTFEE
- a CDS encoding acyl-CoA thioesterase, producing the protein MSDPLSSFLTALDLTDTGARTSEDIFTGPSQWMPEGRVFGGQVLAQSLIAAGRTVEGRSVHSMHGYFLRPGDVELPITFSVDRIHDGRSFCTRRTQAYQNGAPILSMIASFQTEDEGLDHQTPMPEGVPDPESLPSTAEILAGVDHPVGSFWATQRPFDVRHVEQPVYLRADPDRRAHQSVWMRSLGTLPDDPMLHRAALAYASDYTILESTLRRHGAAWTTPGLRIASLDHAMWWHRPARVDEWLLYVQEAPSASGGRGLSLGRIYARNGLLVASVAQEGMVRVPLH
- a CDS encoding acyl-CoA thioesterase, with translation MRLHVAIPLRWSDFDAYAHVNNAEMLRLLEEARIQAFWRPDSPSAAGMATAVLDARPGARTISLIARQEIEYLAPIPYMRAPIDIEMWIGRIGGASLEICYELYSPAGVEPRILYTKAATTLVMVTAATGRPERIPDELREVWAPYVDEPVRFAKRG